TTTCCTCAGGGCAAAAGTACACGCCGGGTTTCTTGCTCATCATCTTGGCGTAGACGGCTTCATTGGGTTGCACGCGGACCACCAGCTCGTTCCGGCGACACTGATTTCCAAAAATGTCCCCTGGGACATCGGTGAATTGCAGCCGCACCTCGGCCTTCCTCTCGTTTAAAGCTTTTCCGCAGCGGAGGATGAAAGGAACGCCTGGGGAAGTAGCAGGCGTACAAATTTGGATCAGAATACGATAGATTTGTCAGTGTGGATGTTTTCTAAAGAGCCACACAACTTTACCATCCCAGCGCTCGTTGTGCACGTAGAGCACAGCTGTGGCAAATGTGGACTGAGTCGAGCCTATGGGAACGGTGGGATCATCGCGATAACCCAATTTGGCTTCTCCTTCCCCCTCTGGGTCACCCACATACTGACCCAGCACCACATCTGACATTACAATTGGATTGATGCATTTCAGCACTTTGACCTTTGAGAAGAACAAACATGAAAAGAATCAACCATGAAATTCTATATTGCGGGGCTAAGAACAACGAGTACCGCACTTTTTCGTCCCTGACATCATCAGAGCTGGTGGAGGCTGGCTTCTCCATGGCAACCAAAGAGAGCAGCTGGAGCAAGTGGTTTTGCATGACATCTCTAATCAGGACAAAGAAGAGAAGAGATTGCAGAAAGGAAGCTGCGATGCCTGCTGTGTGGCACGTGATCTTGCTGATTATTATGAGAGCTGATCATGTGACCTAATCACATCTCTTCATCGGTGAACGGCCAAGAGAATTGAAACGCGGCGCAATGGCATTCCGGCCTCTCACCGGATGATTCCAAAGTCGTCAAAGTAGCCTCCTCTTCCCTGAGTGCCAAACGGTTCTTTAAATGTGAGGACCACACAGGCCACACTGTCTCTATTCCAGATTGGTCCAAAGATGCGGTTTCCAAATCTGTAACATCATCACATCGAGGGTTTCGTCAAAGGCACGGCACGCAAAAAGCACAGCTGTTCATGACAGCAAGCTCCTTTTGCTGAATGAACGCTTTTGGTTCGCTGTGAGACATTAACCTGGTGGAGATGATTTGGAAATAAATGCCTTCATTTAAGAACAGGTAAACATGATCATGTCTTATGATGTCAGATCCAAAGTTTATAGTTTGCAGTGATGTCAAACTGCATTGCCTGAAAAACTAATTCAGATACTCTTGTGACCTTAATTAGTTACATAAGGAAGTcattgtatgtattttttatggGAAATCCTAAATTGCAGAATTTTCTAATACACccaaaaatgcaacatttgttatttcttaCCTGAGCACCATAAGGTTCTGCACCATTTCCTTGCCAAGGTAGTGATCTATACGGTAGATCTGGTCTTCGGTGAAAAGGGAAGACAGGTGAGCGGACAGCTCTTCGGAGCTCTGAAGGTCGTGTCCAAACGGCTTCTCGACAATCACTCTGGTCCAGCCTCTACAAAAACCAGATGGGAGAACACatctttttgcctttatttcCTTCAAAACATCCAGTCGCACACAAATGataaaggagggggaaaaagtGCACACTGACTTTTCACTCATACAATGGTGCTTGATGTTCTTGGTAACGTCGTGGTAAACTGTGGGTGGCAGTGCCAAGTAGAAAAGCCGGTTTGCTTCGGCTCCTCCCGGCAAAGTGAGGATGTGTTTATTGAGATTGGCGAAGGAATCTTCATCTGCATACTTTCCGCTTATGTACGAGTTTCTGCTGAAGAAGACTGACAAGCGATCTGCTTCAGAGTCGGTCACCTAGGTCGGGAGATGGAATGCCGGTGAATCACAACCAGGTGACATTTCCGTTATTACCAAGAGCTTTGCTACCTTAAGGTACGGCATGCAGGATGCTCTGATGGCGTCTACCGTCAGGTCAGAGCGAGCAAAGCcgataaaaaatgttttctccgGGAGGAGACCGTCTCTGAATAACCACCTGAAAGACAACTTTCAGAAGTTACTGAAAGCATAACAAAGTTATGGCATTGCAATTTTCAATATTACTGCATGTAAGGATTTTTCCAAGGTTATAAATTGACTTACCAGAGAGTTGGGTAGATTTTCTTCTTGGCCAGATCACCCTGCAGGTCCAAACACACAAATGTAATGTTGAATTTAAAATATTGTAAAGGTTGCCCGGCTGAACTAAGTCATGACTCAACAACACAAAGACGGCCTCTAGCGGAAACGTGtgcaaaaataaattcttaTGGCTAATGGGGAAAATGCTCAAACTGGGTTCAATGATTTATAGACTTTAGCGAACCTTGTGTTTACTTGTTAGTTATTAGTAGAACAagcatcaatgaaataaaaagcattTACACCAGTAAACAGGTTCAACTCGAGTGAAACAACACAtgctttccatttatttatttatctgctAGTAGAGCGGCCTGAAAGGAAAATGCTGACAACCAATGACCTAGCAAAAAACACAAGTCAACTAAGagcaaacaaagcaaaagaGTGAAGTGGTAACCCTGGAAGGCAATACTTAGATCCTTACGCGGCAGAGAAAGTGCTCTTTTGActggacaaacaaacaaaaaacagaagaaaaaaaacggaccTTTAAAGTTTCACTTCATAAGGCCACAAACAATCTTAGTTAATTAAGTCGCTCCGCTTCCTCTTCGggccagcaggtggcagtaGTTTGAACGAATTCCGTGATACTCAAGTCCAGCACTCGAAAAGTAACTCAGTTTAGCCATTAGCCATAATAAATAGTGACATCACGAGATGTCAGCAAATATTATGAGACTTcagcgagtgttttttttcctttgccttTTTAGCAAAAGAGAACCAGTGGTGACAAAATGAAAATCATGATGATGAATGTAACTGCCATTTTGACAAATACATTTGACCGCACTTTCATTAATCTTTCATCCACAAATGAGACACAGATCAATTTTGCTCTTTTCTTTATCATTCTGAAATGGTAAGTCATTCCAACTTCCAGAGTTAAATTAGTCAACAATGCCTTCAAGGGTCTTCAAATGGCCGGTGCTATAGTGACATTGCAGAATGGACGACATCATCCAAATTCTGAGCTTAGAGGAACCTTGAGGTGTTGCTTTCGAAACCTTGGACTACTGAGCCACCCTTTTTATTTGGAGAAGCTCAGCGAAATCACTTTCAACATTTCCTCAATCAGGTCACGTGCAACTTTTTTGGTATTTTTGAATACTTACAACATACTCTTTCGAACATCTATCTATTTGTACAAATGGATTTATTCAATCCACTGTAGTTAAGTGGTTACCCAAGTGCACATCTGGAAAGCACTGGTTAATAGATAATTAAATTAGGATGCAGTATGTCCAAATTACGATATCAAAACCCAAGTAACATTTCAAATTCATCTTTCAGTATTactcgtgaaaaaaaaatagattttagaTTGCAAACAACCCAGGCTAAGTTTCACTTGTTTACAAAGCTGTCTCTCAGATGGGTTCTCCAACTCTGCTTTCCTATTAACTGGGGCTTTGGCGCCATCCTGTGGCCTTTTAGAGTGTTACAAGTCACACTTCAATTCTCACCGAAGCTCCCATGATGATAAATACATGAACGTCGGAATGTCGGAACTCATGATCGTTGTGCAGCTCCTTCCTCAGCTCTCCAAACACCTCAGAGCGAGACAGGGGAATGGCGCTCATTTTCACTATAAAAAGACAGCAAAGAGGACAAAGACATGTGAAACTgagaatggatggatagttAAAAACTTCATGAAACAACAACCCTCTCTACATTTCAACACAGATAGATATCTGTACATTCTACTCTTGACATTAACTAAATTCGAGGGGTATCTTTCTATCTgttgatggaaaaaaacagaaaggggttaattaaaagaaaaacaggaaaCCCATGGAGGAATACACACTGGCAAGCATTGGCACAACAGATTTGGAGAAGCAAAACATTCAAaaat
This region of Syngnathus typhle isolate RoL2023-S1 ecotype Sweden linkage group LG2, RoL_Styp_1.0, whole genome shotgun sequence genomic DNA includes:
- the LOC133167056 gene encoding glucose-6-phosphate 1-dehydrogenase isoform X1, yielding MGTRASAVKMSAIPLSRSEVFGELRKELHNDHEFRHSDVHVFIIMGASGDLAKKKIYPTLWWLFRDGLLPEKTFFIGFARSDLTVDAIRASCMPYLKVTDSEADRLSVFFSRNSYISGKYADEDSFANLNKHILTLPGGAEANRLFYLALPPTVYHDVTKNIKHHCMSEKGWTRVIVEKPFGHDLQSSEELSAHLSSLFTEDQIYRIDHYLGKEMVQNLMVLRFGNRIFGPIWNRDSVACVVLTFKEPFGTQGRGGYFDDFGIIRDVMQNHLLQLLSLVAMEKPASTSSDDVRDEKVKVLKCINPIVMSDVVLGQYVGDPEGEGEAKLGYRDDPTVPIGSTQSTFATAVLYVHNERWDGVPFILRCGKALNERKAEVRLQFTDVPGDIFGNQCRRNELVVRVQPNEAVYAKMMSKKPGVYFCPEETELDLTYKSRYKDVKLPDAYERLILDVFCGSQMHFVRSDELKEAWRIFTPLLHQIDKEKPEPIPYKYGSRGPAEADDLVKRVGFRYEGTYVWVNPNKL
- the LOC133167056 gene encoding glucose-6-phosphate 1-dehydrogenase isoform X2, translated to MPYLKVTDSEADRLSVFFSRNSYISGKYADEDSFANLNKHILTLPGGAEANRLFYLALPPTVYHDVTKNIKHHCMSEKGWTRVIVEKPFGHDLQSSEELSAHLSSLFTEDQIYRIDHYLGKEMVQNLMVLRFGNRIFGPIWNRDSVACVVLTFKEPFGTQGRGGYFDDFGIIRDVMQNHLLQLLSLVAMEKPASTSSDDVRDEKVKVLKCINPIVMSDVVLGQYVGDPEGEGEAKLGYRDDPTVPIGSTQSTFATAVLYVHNERWDGVPFILRCGKALNERKAEVRLQFTDVPGDIFGNQCRRNELVVRVQPNEAVYAKMMSKKPGVYFCPEETELDLTYKSRYKDVKLPDAYERLILDVFCGSQMHFVRSDELKEAWRIFTPLLHQIDKEKPEPIPYKYGSRGPAEADDLVKRVGFRYEGTYVWVNPNKL